The following nucleotide sequence is from Salvia miltiorrhiza cultivar Shanhuang (shh) chromosome 7, IMPLAD_Smil_shh, whole genome shotgun sequence.
CCCTTTTCATGTTTTTCTTGTATTTTCCTTCTTGCAGATTGAGATATTGTTGGGAAAATCAGAGAATTTCGATGAACTGATGGCTgccgaggaagaggaagaggaaggcgGAGGCGAAGACTAGAATGGAAGTAATCTATGAAGTCGAATCTAGTTAGAAAGACTTATCTTGCTAGTGTTAAAATGATGTCTTTTATGATACTCAACTTATGTAGAAACCATGTTAGCTTTGATTATGCTTTCCAAATTCAAGGCTTTTTCCAGCAGTCAATTCTTTGCCTCATTTTCAACatgttttttcttgttttacaCTTTGGGTTGTTCTGAATAGGTAAAAATGCTTCCTTTGAAAAATTTGGATTAATGTTAACAAGTTTTGTTCTTGAATTGGAAACTTGCTAAGAATTTCAACAATTTTGTACAAATCTACACAAATATGTTGAAtcaaaaacagaaaaacaaCATTGATTCTCATCTCAAAATCAGTAGTTCTGCATAAGTTCCGAGCAAAAATTTCTAcactaaaaaaagaaaattttgtaaAGAAACTGTGTTTGCCTGTAAAAATGTCTATTGACATATGGTTAAAGAGCCCTGTGGAATTTATTCTCCAAAAAACCAGATCTTCATTTTCCTATGcatcctcttctctctctaccaAAATCTTCTTACATGCTTCATAACACATGAAAGATATCCCAGCAGCAGGCACCAGCTTCAGACAGCTCGGGCCGAGCCCTTTGTACAAGCCTTGTATCCCGTCTTGCTCGAGGATGCAGGCGAGCGCGTGCAGCACGTTCTTGTACACCTGCCTCCCGCTCACGGCCCCTACCTGCATGTGCTTACGTGCAACTTCGAGAGGGAACGTGGCCGTGCTGGAAATGGAGCCTGCTGCTGACCCGATCAAGAGTGTTTCTATATTGCCTATCTTTTCTTCTTTGAAGATCTTCCTGTAGGCTTTCCGTAGAGTGTCGTAGGCGCAGTAGTTGGTGGCGGCATAAGGGATGACTCCAATCAGGCTCGGGGCGAGGCCTCTGTAGAGCTCGCCCGGCCCACCCTCTTTCAGTATTTTGacaaatgcatccagcagaccGTCGTAGACTCCTCTCTGTGAGTGACGGGCGTGAATGATACGGAGATTGAAACGAACTCCAGATATGAAGTGGATTAGTTACTTACCTGGATGGTTAGTCGAGTTTTGAGTAGCTCGAGAGGGTAGGTGACCAGTGTCGAGGTGACCCCAGCTGAGGCGCCCGCGACTAGAGAAGGAGGAATGGGTAATTTCGGCTGTTCGCCGGGTTTTGATGACAAGTTCTTGTTGACAGTATCATAAACAAATAACTGCAAGAGAGAGTGTAGCTTTCAAGAAAGAGTAGAAATATAATTCAAGATAATAATAAGAACTAACATATTAAACACAACTGGTTTATGGTGCTCAATCTTTAGCAGGAAATAGATGACAATCATATCCTTTTCTCACGAAATTCGACATGAAAAAAATCAGCAGAGCAACGAAAGAGGAGAAGCGAGCAAATCAAATAAATAGAAAGATGAATCCGGCAAAAAAATTAGCAAGTTAACAGGTTGCTGGAAATATAACAAATACGAGGAAAGATTTGGTCCATCAAAAAATTTGCAAGATACTCAAATAAATAGACTGAAATCAAGGCATTTGTGATAGATATGATCGAGGGAGAGGGAGACGGAGCTGGATAAAGCTAGTTTCTACTGGGATGTGAAACGATACATTCCACTTGAGAGACCCGTGTTTGTATCTCTAGAAAACGCACTTATTGTAACATAAAAGGACTTGCTCTCAAAAACAAAACCTACCTACCAACCACTCTGAACTAGTTCTAAGAAAGATTCCGGTGTTCctagagaaaaaaaatggaaatacAATAACGAGCACTGATATTAGAATCGACATCATGACACTAACTGATATACGCTGTCAAGGTGAAAATGTGATCAAAGAGTTGAATAAGGAAATACTTAATATTATGGGGGAGAAAACCAGAGCTTTGCTGTCTCAACTAAACACCGGAAATTGGTAAAACTCAGCAAGAACAAGTGAGGAAAGGGACAAAGTGAACCACTGCAAATATCAATATACCCAGATTATAGTAGTTGAATCTTTCCCCATCCAATTTTTGGGCGGATTCCCCCTTCGTACTACCAAAATATGAGATTCTTGCCGAGCTTCTGTCGTCAGCCTTGGCATTAGACCATTATCTATGCATGTATTTTTCAGCCTGGACTCTCGAATCTTTTACTTCACGGGGTGGATGGGCATTAAGTTTGAAAGTGTACTATATCATGATTATCATCATTTACCAGTCTTTTTAAACAGCCACAATAATTGACAGAATCAAGAATATAAGATGTTGAAAGAAATATGCATTATGCATAACTTCACCCTCTTACACCTCATTTTCCTACCCTCACAATTCAAAACATATATCACAGTGAAAAGTTACCTATCCATACACTCATTTCCACACTCTATGCAAGAGTTGTGTTAGCACAAAATATCAACCAAAAGCTCTAGAAATAGATGGGATTTTCCAATAAGCCCAAACTCACGGCGTAACTCTACAAATTAAGTACTTCAAGCTATAACCTAATAGCCATTAAGTGAAGCCAAATGTCTCAAGCTACTACTTTCCTTAACACACAGCAGTAGTTACAAAGGACACCAGCAAACAATAAACCATGAAAAGCTCAAAAACCACAAACACATACAATGATACAATATTCAAAGCCAAAACAGAACatataacaacaacaacaatacaACAATAGCGATTCACAAAGACTGGAATCAAACTTAAGACAATCAATATAACTCAAACAACATCCTACAACTCCCCTTACCTCTATGGCTTTGCTCGGCGCAACACGAATAACATTAACAAAATTCCCTCTAAACAATCCTTTCCACCCATCTGTTTTCATGATATTGTTGAACACCTCAGTTGTGGAGTGCCCACTGCTACCTACCATCAAATGAGTCCTAATCGTCTCCAAAGGAGCAACTACAGTCCTAGAAACCGCCCCTGCAATTCCGCCGCTAACTAACCTCCTTAATGAAGGATTAGGGATCTTAATCTTGAGCTTAAGCccccttttcttcttcttctcccccaAACCCTTCTCCTCACCAAGATTCTTAAACCCCTCAGGCAATGAAACATATTTCACTAGCAAATCAGCATAGGGTAATTTCAGACCACCATTTCCGTTATCCCCCATTTGCACAGATGCAAACAACCCACCACCTGGATAAAAGTTGCAATCTTGATTGCTCCATTGAAGCCTCAATTGAGAATCTGATGAAATCCCACTTTTCTTGAACGATAAAGATTTCATTTCTGCTCCACCACCCATCATTCAAGATCTTCAAAAACCCCAGAAACAGGAAGAAAACTGAAAAGGAAAGAACTTTATCACACACAGTCACCTTGTTTCCTCTCTGTGTGTGATAAATTTCAACTCAAAGCTTAGTTGGAAGATTTCATGTCTCGAGGCGGAGTGATAAAGGTAACGGAGGGAAAGATTCGATTTTGGGGAAATGGGTAGGCAGAAACTCCATTGTTGGCAACTGGGTAGGTGAGCAAGTATATACTATAGCAAAAGCAAATAGTATTCCAATTCTTGGTTAAAAAATTGAGGCAGTAGGCCTAGGGGAAATAGTGTGAGATTGTACAGCGGCAATCATGTAATCATATAATCATATAATCATATAATAAGGATATAAATTAGATATGGTATGGTGGAAGAATCTAAGAAATGATGGATGGAGGCGGAGGAATCAAAGAAGGGTTCTTTTATTTGAGGAACAGAAAGATGTGAGGTGGGACTCTGTTCTTCCCTCTTCACTCACACTCACACGCCCACACATATAAAATGAGGGGATCAATTTTTCCTTGTTGATACTTGCAGCTCTTACAACTGATTTTGTTTGATGCTTAActcttttttaattaaattcaattaggGATCATCGATTTTCAATTAgagttattaatttttaattagaatttttaaattataatgcTTAAACATATTGTCTAGATGTGTCATCGTTCCTGTGAAATTCAAACTATGTTTATTTATTCAGCATTTTCAATTTCTTGGTCATAAAACATACGAATGCAAACTATTTGGTGTTCTTTATTCCAGTGAAGTTATattaaaagttttaaaaaatcGTTAAGtcaagaaaaaataaagaagtgaTTGTCGATAAGAGACCTCtcttcctctccctctctctcacacacaccaCACACAATGACACAATCTCAATTTCAATAAGGTAGGAAACTTCAATTTTAACCATACAAATATATTGTATCCAATACAAGTGaaatatatctatctatatagtatatgaaacTATATGTATTAAGAAGTTGCTAATCTCCAAATTTAATGATAGGGTCACGTACTAATAGATCTTAGCTTATGTGAAAAAATATGAGTTCGTGACTGAGAAGTcacgaatcgaatcgaatttCACCAACACTTTCAAGATCAAGTCTGCGAAGCATCGCACATGTAAGACATTTATTTCAATCTACTATCCGATCAAAATGGTCGGATAGTTCGACAAATGAGAATGAAGTCGAGTATTTAGcacccgtgcaatgcacgaattACGATAAGGATTGCATCTTAAGAAAGAATGGTATTTGTGATGTCTATCTCCGAACCTCGTTCCTTTCCCTGGTAATAAGGATGAATGTAGCGTACGCCTTCAAGGTATAACGACGACTGCATTTCAATCAGACGCGAAACCTGCAACAATTCAACTTCCTCAGATTCGCGAGCAGCATGTAGTGATCAAGAATCCAGCAAAAAATAGCATTTCAAATCTATAAAATCAGCTAAATGGTTTATGATCATCTGTTAACTGTCTGCAAACAGAGCTGCATTTTATTGTGTTCATGCATAGAAAACTGGCAATGATCGCATTGAATTTGACACGAAGTCGAAGCAATGACTTCAATGTGTAAATCATGTTCATATAGTTTCTGATATCTTCCTCACTAAGAACATAGAAACGCGATTCATGCTTGATTATCAGCTCGACTATATCCGGATGAAAGGGCTAAGATCTCATGTTGAATATAATAAAGAAACTGAATGAGAGATACTCACAGCTCTTCTGAATGCAAACATCTCCTCTTGACCAGACAGAAGGGAAATAATCGCGGTGGGTGTTCCTCCTGTGCTCACACTGCCTTCTGAGGAAACATCTCGTCTGAGTTTCGTGCTTTCTGTTTCTGTTTCAAATTGAAAGCTGCACGAACGAAGATAAAATTGTCACACAAAGTGAAGAAAGGTGAAATAAGATATTCATGATGCTTTGCTTGCCTTTCTAAATCAAACAAGACACCCTCTTCGGTTCCTTGGAATAGATCATCTATGGAAGCAGCAGCGGAACAATATAGGCAACAATGGTGATTGTACAGCTCATCGACGAGGGTGATAAACCTTCTTGCCTAAGAAAGACAAAAGTATATCAATCTTCAGATGCAATGTTTTCACTCAAACCAACCACGGTCcaagtaacaaaaaaaaaaaagagaaaaggacAAGATATGGTTACCTTATCTCGGATACGCATACTCATAACAGGAATATCTGCTATGAAGACAGTATGGAAGGTTTTGGCAATAGCAATATAATCAGCTGCCCCGATCTGCAAGCTTTATGTGAGACGAACGGTAAAGGAGGAAAACAAAATAAGATAACTTATAATGAAATATCTTAGCATACCTCAAGTGGCTTCAACTACAACAGAATCTAGGCTTGATGCAGAAAAAGCtaaaataaatcacaaaattATTCACCCAAAAGTTGGAGCATACCGGTTGACCACATAGATATTCAAATGTGAACCGTGCCACCCCGTTGCAGCTCTGAGGGACTTCCAATGTTCTGACAACAGATGATCACGCATATCAAATCAAAAGCCAAATATACATCGGTTCCTATCACTTTGGTACCTTCCAAACATCATCGGAAGAGTTTGAGAAGTGACCCTCCCTCCAGACTCTTTAACAATCTTGTTCCACATACTTTCGTATTCCTTCGTTTTGGTGCTATCGAGAGGCCAATAGTAATGAGTCTGAACACTCAGAAAAAAATTCCATATGAACAAGCACATTTTAAGCAAGTCTATCTACCAAGGTCAAATTTGAACATAAACTACTCGTTTGAGGTTCACTCTTTATCTCCATCTGATCATATATTTCAcagaataaaaataattatacaccaacaacccccccccccccccccacacacacacaagaaCGAGAAGGCATAAAAGTAAATTGCATAGGTCACAAGTTCTTGCCTGATCAATTGAACTTAGTGCTATGTGACGCCGGTAATCAATTTCGCTTCCAATCAGAATATTTTCACAGTGCTCCTCCATCTTGACCAGAAGGTCTTCAAATATCTCTTTTTGCATGCCATCCTGAAAAAgaagagaatttttttgtttgTAGAGAACAAAAAGAGAACTTTTCGTTCATAGAGAACAAAACCGTGACTGGAGGGGCCCATCATCTAGAAGATTTTAGTTGAGGCTGACCTGATTTAAATCCCTTGGAGCGCGATTACTTGTAGCCACAAGAACAGTTCCCGTGCTCAATAATCTGCTCACGATTCCAGATAAGGCCACAATAGCAAATACGTCAACTGTCTgttaaaagaaaaacaaaacgagACGTTGAGTTTCTCGGCCCAAACGACACGAACAAACAAGAATATGCAGAAAACTGCAATAGCCAATCATACTTGATGAACTGACAATCATCTTTGTAATCTGTTGGATAGGCATCATAAGCTAACTTTACGTCTGAGAATGGATAGCACAATGAATAAATCCAAAATTTTGTAAATTGTATATACTACATCCAAGGTTTAAACATTACTCGGTGACTTGCTTATGAGAGTCAAACCTGTATTTCGTCAAAGCAAAGAATACTAGCTCCTCTTCGATGTCCTTGTGCATCAGTGAGAAACTTGTCGGCAACAGCTGGAAGAATGTTTTTCATATTCATCTCTTGCTTATATTTCTCTTCTTCAACCAGCCATTCCTTAACTTTTGTATCGAATGGAAGACTCATAACCCAGTTGGAAATGCTAGATTGAAAAGACTCCTCCGTCTTTCGACTCTtccacactttatgcatgagaTCATGAATTTGAAGCATAGCCTGCcgattataatttaaaaaactCAGTCTACTTACAAGAGTACATAACGAAATGATAAGGATTTCtgataaaataaactaaacgaTGCCACTTAACCAGCTGGCATCTAGCTCAACAGTAATCATATTTATAATGTACACAATTCCGTTTTGTCCCTTAATTCGACTTCAACAATCTCTACATGTAGCAAGTGATCACATAGGCTTAGTAAAGAGAAAAGCTTGGCCATCTTCAATTCATGAATCACAATGATAGGACAAAACTATTATCTCAAGTACAGTTCATCCATATATACAATTTAGTATGACTCGCGAAAGCAAGCACTTGCCTCATGAAAATGAAGCCGTGTCCGATGTTGAACAATTCCCTCTGTGGCACCGTAAAACATGTCCATGAGCATTGTCTTTCCTACATGAGGAAATAGTGGTTTTAGTTCCCATTTACATGAGAGAATTATAAAACTCAACTCGCAACAATCTATTACAAAACAAGAAGCACTCGAGCATGAAACTTGAAACTCCGAGACGGATCATGAAGCAATTTAGATGCGAGACAGTATCACACGACACATTAAAGACCGAGTAAAAATGCAGCAGCAAACCACTTCCAACGTTTCCATAAATGTACAATCCTTTTGGGGCTGGTGGAGCAGTAGGACGTTGTCCAACCATCAAATCTAGTTTCTTTTCTCTGTTCAGATATGACACCCACTTCCCCACGCCAGGCTCAACACTATCAGGATTTCTGCTTAATCAAGACAAACTTCATTAATATAGGAAGGGATTAAAGTATTAGGAAATCTATTCCAATAAAGCACGTCAAAATCATATCCCAATTTTTCTTAAATTCATATTCATCAGTAGAAGGCTAGCCCTCCATGAAAATAAATCTGTAAGTTGCTAGATTTATGCTCTATTAATCTACATTAATCTTAAAACATGTAACTAACTAGACAAGTTTCTTTGAGTGTAGTTAATTTTGATGGTGATTAAGTAATCTAAACAGGGTCTGATTTTAGTATTTACGAGAGCAGAGGCCAGTTGGAAGCAACAAGAAAGAGACAATGTAGCGTTTTGCCTCACCGTGAGAGCCACTTGTTCAGAAACTTCCGTCGCCTGCTCATAGATGATGATGCACCTCCCTGCTGTTTTGTTTTGGCTTCCTCCAACAAAAGTCTCCGTCTCTCATTTTCTCGATTCTCTTCCCATTTAGCAAGGTTTACCTGTGA
It contains:
- the LOC130995241 gene encoding uncharacterized protein LOC130995241, with protein sequence MKKLLMSVSSKFSYQPSKIRVAQFRFYCDRPPSSLSNHPGPLAYYKSLVNQGKLKHDSYQEKVAFQLENLLGRLDQYEKDMEEYHVNLAKWEENRENERRRLLLEEAKTKQQGGASSSMSRRRKFLNKWLSRNPDSVEPGVGKWVSYLNREKKLDLMVGQRPTAPPAPKGLYIYGNVGSGKTMLMDMFYGATEGIVQHRTRLHFHEAMLQIHDLMHKVWKSRKTEESFQSSISNWVMSLPFDTKVKEWLVEEEKYKQEMNMKNILPAVADKFLTDAQGHRRGASILCFDEIQTVDVFAIVALSGIVSRLLSTGTVLVATSNRAPRDLNQDGMQKEIFEDLLVKMEEHCENILIGSEIDYRRHIALSSIDQTHYYWPLDSTKTKEYESMWNKIVKESGGRVTSQTLPMMFGRTLEVPQSCNGVARFTFEYLCGQPIGAADYIAIAKTFHTVFIADIPVMSMRIRDKARRFITLVDELYNHHCCLYCSAAASIDDLFQGTEEGVLFDLESFQFETETESTKLRRDVSSEGSVSTGGTPTAIISLLSGQEEMFAFRRAVSRLIEMQSSLYLEGVRYIHPYYQGKERGSEIDITNTILS
- the LOC130995239 gene encoding adenine nucleotide transporter BT1, chloroplastic/mitochondrial-like; translated protein: MMGGGAEMKSLSFKKSGISSDSQLRLQWSNQDCNFYPGGGLFASVQMGDNGNGGLKLPYADLLVKYVSLPEGFKNLGEEKGLGEKKKKRGLKLKIKIPNPSLRRLVSGGIAGAVSRTVVAPLETIRTHLMVGSSGHSTTEVFNNIMKTDGWKGLFRGNFVNVIRVAPSKAIELFVYDTVNKNLSSKPGEQPKLPIPPSLVAGASAGVTSTLVTYPLELLKTRLTIQRGVYDGLLDAFVKILKEGGPGELYRGLAPSLIGVIPYAATNYCAYDTLRKAYRKIFKEEKIGNIETLLIGSAAGSISSTATFPLEVARKHMQVGAVSGRQVYKNVLHALACILEQDGIQGLYKGLGPSCLKLVPAAGISFMCYEACKKILVEREEDA